The following are encoded together in the Oncorhynchus gorbuscha isolate QuinsamMale2020 ecotype Even-year linkage group LG03, OgorEven_v1.0, whole genome shotgun sequence genome:
- the LOC124017462 gene encoding potassium channel subfamily K member 9-like, translating to MKKQNVRTLSLILCMFSYLLVGAAVFDALESETESSRRRILELKRTEMKKKYRLSEDDYRQIEQVVLQAEPHHAGRQWKFAGSFYFAITVITTIGYGHAAPGTDAGKVFCMFYAVLGIPLTLVMFQSLGERMNTFVRYLLRRAKQCLGLRRTEVSMENMVSVGFLSCIGTLCVGAAAFSHYEGWTFFHAYYYCFITLTTIGFGDFVALQKKEDLQEKTPYVAFSFMYILVGLTVIGAFLNLVVLRFLTMNTEDERRDAQERASIKRERGLLTMRLHGGEGGPEQGRGELGGRDRGRDRMGQSRSHSNLFRPMEEGTSRTNLITSPVEEQEERDRARGAPCKQSLHLQLHGTGRLKTESPLGSLCSCMCYRLGVCDSPLPSRSEHHGCNINSVYYSSVSYRTQGCSPRDNTGLSSSGNTLSPQHSFKEYPHSRRKSV from the exons ATGAAGAAGCAGAATGTGCggaccctctctctcatcctctgcaTGTTTTCCTACCTGCTGGTGGGAGCCGCGGTGTTCGACGCGCTTGAATCAGAGACGGAGAGCTCCCGCCGACGCATCCTGGAGCTGAAGCGCACCGAGATGAAGAAGAAATACCGGTTGTCCGAGGACGACTACCGGCAGATCGAGCAGGTGGTACTGCAAGCGGAGCCCCACCACGCCGGGAGACAGTGGAAATTCGCCGGGTCTTTCTACTTTGCCATCACGGTCATCACCACCATTG GTTATGGCCATGCAGCTCCAGGCACAGATGCTGGGAAAGTATTTTGCATGTTCTATGCTGTGCTGGGCATCCCTCTCACCCTGGTCATGTTCCAGAGCCTGGGCGAGAGGATGAACACGTTCGTTCGCTACCTCCTACGCAGGGCCAAGCAGTGCCTGGGGTTACGGAGGACTGAGGTGTCCATGGAGAACATGGTATCAGTGGGCTTCCTGTCCTGCATCGGCACTCTGTGTGTCGGGGCAGCAGCCTTCTCCCACTACGAGGGCTGGACCTTCTTCCACGCCTACTACTACTGCTTTATCACGCTCACCACCATTGGGTTTGGGGACTTTGTGGCCCTGCAGAAGAAGGAGGACCTCCAGGAGAAGACGCCCTATGTGGCCTTCAGCTTCATGTACATCCTGGTGGGGTTGACAGTGATCGGAGCCTTCCTCAACCTAGTAGTGCTGCGCTTCCTAACCATGAACACAGAGGACGAGAGGAGGGACGCCCAGGAGAGGGCCTCCATCAAAAGGGAGAGGGGCCTGCTTACCATGAGGCTccatggaggagaaggaggaccaGAGCAGGGCAGAGGAGAGCTTGGGGgcagggacagggggagggacAGGATGGGGCAGAGCCGCAGTCACAGCAACCTTTTCCGGCCCATGGAGGAGGGCACCAGCCGCACTAACCTCATCACCTCCCcagtggaggagcaggaggagagggacagggccaGGGGTGCACCCTGCAAGCAGAGTCTGCACTTACAGCTGCATGGCACAGGCAGACTAAAGACAGAGTCCCCCCTGGGCTCCCTGTGCTCCTGTATGTGCTACCGTCTGGGGGTGTGTGACAGCCCCCTGCCTTCCCGCAGCGAGCACCACGGGTGTAACATTAACTCTGTCTACTACAGCTCCGTCTCCTACAGGACCCAGGGCTGCTCCCCCAGGGACAACACAGGACTCTCGTCCTCAGGGAATACACTCTCGCCTCAGCACAGCTTCAAGGAGTACCCCCACTCCCGGAGGAAGTCAGTGTAG